A DNA window from Limanda limanda chromosome 6, fLimLim1.1, whole genome shotgun sequence contains the following coding sequences:
- the triap1 gene encoding TP53-regulated inhibitor of apoptosis 1: MNSVGEACTELKRQYDTCFNRWFAEQFLKGERGGDPCSDSFRKYQRCVQAAIKDKDIPVEGLDFMGPGRDKPEG; this comes from the coding sequence ATGAACAGCGTGGGCGAGGCGTGCACGGAGCTGAAGCGCCAGTACGACACGTGCTTCAACCGCTGGTTCGCGGAGCAGTTCCTGAAGGGCGAGCGGGGGGGGGACCCGTGCAGCGACAGCTTCCGGAAGTACCAGCGCTGCGTGCAGGCGGCCATCAAGGACAAGGACATCCCGGTGGAGGGGCTGGACTTCATGGGCCCCGGCCGGGACAAGCCGGAGGGCTGA